The proteins below are encoded in one region of Mycobacterium pseudokansasii:
- a CDS encoding DUF1707 SHOCT-like domain-containing protein, with translation MTDSGGDMVTLRVSDADRNGTMRRLHNAVALGLIDIDEFEQRSSRVSFARTHSELEGLVCDLPGPGAIVTSAADRVELRGWAGSLKRHGEWMVPTRLALVRRLGSIDLDLTKARFAGPVVVIELDMKFGSLDLRLPDSASASIDDVEVYVGSASDRRKDASAEGTPHVVLTGRMVCGSVVIRGPRRALLRRHRA, from the coding sequence ATGACGGACAGCGGTGGGGACATGGTGACGCTGCGGGTGTCGGACGCCGACCGGAACGGCACCATGCGGCGGTTGCACAACGCCGTCGCGCTCGGGCTGATCGATATCGACGAATTCGAGCAACGCTCGTCTCGCGTGTCCTTCGCGCGCACCCACAGCGAACTGGAGGGGCTGGTCTGCGACCTGCCCGGGCCCGGCGCGATCGTCACGTCCGCAGCCGACCGGGTGGAACTGCGTGGCTGGGCCGGGTCGTTGAAGCGCCATGGCGAATGGATGGTGCCCACCCGGCTGGCGCTGGTGCGCCGCCTGGGTTCGATCGATCTCGATCTCACCAAGGCCCGTTTCGCCGGGCCGGTGGTGGTCATCGAGCTCGACATGAAGTTCGGTTCACTGGACCTGCGGCTGCCCGACAGCGCCAGCGCTTCGATCGACGACGTCGAGGTTTATGTGGGCAGCGCCAGCGACCGCCGCAAAGACGCGTCGGCGGAGGGAACGCCGCATGTGGTGCTGACCGGCCGGATGGTCTGCGGTTCGGTGGTGATTCGGGGCCCACGCCGGGCGTTGTTGCGCCGACATCGGGCTTGA
- a CDS encoding IS630 family transposase, translating into MVAIKALACELPANTGTPLARWHCPDLARAAVEQGIAASISGTTIWRWLSADAIKPWQHRSWIFPRDPDFGPKAGRVLDLYAHRFDDTPLRPDEYVISADEKTSIQARIRKHPTTPPAPSQPARVEAEYFRGGSLAYLAAWDVHRARVFGRCEATTGIDPFDRLVDQVMTTEPYATARRVFWVVDNGSSHRGQASIERLQHRWPKLHLIHLPVHASWLNQVEIYFSVVQRKVLSPNDFHTLDEVQARLLDFQQYYEQIATPFEWKFTKDDLNALAERIAAHKGAALTPAA; encoded by the coding sequence GTGGTCGCGATCAAGGCGCTGGCCTGCGAACTGCCGGCCAACACCGGCACGCCACTGGCCCGCTGGCATTGCCCCGACCTGGCCCGCGCGGCCGTCGAGCAAGGTATCGCCGCCTCGATCTCGGGCACCACGATCTGGCGCTGGCTCAGCGCCGATGCGATCAAACCCTGGCAGCACCGCTCCTGGATCTTTCCCCGCGACCCCGACTTCGGACCCAAGGCGGGCCGGGTGCTCGACCTCTACGCCCACCGCTTCGATGACACGCCGCTGCGCCCCGATGAGTACGTCATCTCCGCCGACGAGAAGACCTCCATCCAGGCCCGCATTCGCAAGCACCCCACCACACCCCCGGCACCCAGCCAGCCGGCGCGTGTCGAGGCGGAGTACTTCCGCGGCGGCTCCCTGGCCTACCTGGCAGCCTGGGACGTGCACCGCGCCAGAGTATTCGGCCGCTGCGAAGCCACCACCGGCATCGACCCCTTCGACCGGCTGGTCGACCAGGTCATGACCACTGAGCCCTATGCCACCGCGCGTCGAGTGTTCTGGGTCGTCGACAACGGCTCCTCTCACCGCGGACAGGCCAGCATCGAGCGGCTCCAGCATCGCTGGCCGAAACTGCACCTGATCCACCTGCCCGTGCACGCGTCCTGGCTCAATCAAGTGGAGATCTACTTCTCCGTCGTACAACGTAAAGTCCTCTCACCCAACGACTTCCACACACTCGATGAGGTCCAGGCCCGACTGCTCGACTTCCAGCAGTACTACGAACAGATCGCCACACCGTTCGAATGGAAGTTCACCAAAGACGATCTGAACGCCCTAGCCGAGCGCATCGCCGCCCACAAAGGCGCCGCCCTCACACCCGCCGCATAA
- a CDS encoding penicillin-binding transpeptidase domain-containing protein, with product MVTRITLASVFASVLVAVAVLPGCTPRPEGPGPAAEKFFAALAIGDTATAAQLTDNPNEAREALNAAWAGLQATHLDAQLLSSKYAEDMGTVAYRFTWHLPKNRTWSYDGQLKMARDEGQWEVRWVTTGLHPKLGEHQTFSLRSDPPRRASVNELGGTDVLAPGYLYHYSLDATAAGADLIGTAHAVVDALHPFNDTLNDPQLLAEQASSSTQPLDLGVTLRADDSNRVFGAIGQLPGVVVTPQADLLPTDDHFAPVVMTEVKKAVIDQLDGQAGWRVVSVNQNGVDVAVLQEVEPSPAPSITITLDRTVQNAAQRAVDARGGKAMIVVIKPSTGEILAIAQNPGADADGPIATTGLYPPGSTFKMITAGAAVERDMATPNTMLGCPGHLDIGHRTIPNYGGFDLGVVPLSRAFASSCNTTFAELSSKLPPRGLTQAASRYGIGLDYRVEGITTVTGSVPPTVDLAERTEDGFGQGRVLASPFGMALVAATVAAGRTPVPQLIVGRPTAVEGDGTPISPKMIDALRPMMRLVVTNGTAKEIAGCGEIFGKTGEAEFPGGSHSWFAGYRGDLAFASLIVGGGSSEYAVRMTKMMFDILPPGYLA from the coding sequence ATGGTAACTCGCATAACGTTAGCCTCAGTTTTCGCAAGTGTTCTGGTCGCGGTCGCTGTACTGCCGGGGTGTACTCCTCGGCCCGAAGGCCCTGGACCGGCCGCCGAGAAGTTCTTCGCCGCGTTGGCCATCGGCGACACCGCTACCGCGGCCCAACTCACCGACAATCCCAACGAAGCCCGCGAAGCGCTCAACGCCGCCTGGGCCGGACTGCAAGCCACCCACCTGGATGCGCAGCTCCTCAGCTCGAAATACGCCGAGGATATGGGCACCGTCGCGTATCGCTTCACCTGGCATTTGCCCAAGAACCGGACCTGGAGTTACGACGGCCAGCTGAAGATGGCCCGCGACGAGGGGCAGTGGGAGGTCCGCTGGGTGACTACCGGGCTGCATCCGAAACTCGGTGAGCACCAGACCTTTTCGCTACGGTCCGATCCACCCAGACGGGCCTCGGTGAACGAACTCGGCGGTACCGATGTGCTGGCGCCGGGCTACCTGTACCACTACTCGCTGGACGCGACTGCGGCCGGTGCCGACCTCATCGGCACCGCACACGCGGTCGTGGACGCGCTGCACCCGTTCAATGACACGCTCAACGACCCGCAGCTGCTCGCCGAGCAGGCCAGCTCGTCGACCCAGCCGCTGGACCTCGGGGTCACGCTGCGCGCCGACGACAGCAACCGGGTCTTCGGCGCGATCGGCCAGCTGCCCGGCGTCGTGGTGACACCGCAGGCCGACCTCCTGCCCACGGACGACCATTTCGCACCGGTCGTCATGACCGAGGTGAAAAAGGCCGTGATCGACCAGCTCGACGGGCAAGCGGGCTGGCGGGTGGTCAGCGTCAACCAGAACGGCGTCGACGTCGCGGTGCTGCAGGAAGTCGAGCCGTCGCCGGCGCCGTCGATCACGATCACCTTGGACCGGACCGTGCAGAACGCCGCCCAGCGCGCGGTGGACGCCCGCGGCGGCAAGGCGATGATCGTGGTGATCAAGCCGTCGACCGGCGAGATTCTGGCCATCGCACAGAATCCGGGCGCCGACGCCGACGGCCCGATCGCCACCACCGGCCTGTACCCGCCGGGGTCGACGTTCAAGATGATCACCGCCGGCGCGGCCGTCGAGCGTGATATGGCCACCCCCAACACCATGTTGGGCTGCCCGGGCCACCTCGATATCGGACACCGCACCATTCCCAACTACGGTGGCTTCGATCTGGGTGTGGTGCCGTTGTCGCGGGCGTTTGCCAGTTCGTGCAACACCACATTCGCCGAACTGAGCAGTAAATTGCCGCCGCGCGGCCTGACCCAGGCGGCCAGTCGCTACGGGATCGGCCTGGACTATCGGGTGGAAGGCATCACCACGGTGACCGGTTCGGTGCCGCCGACGGTCGACCTGGCCGAGCGCACCGAGGACGGGTTCGGTCAGGGCCGGGTCCTGGCCAGCCCCTTTGGCATGGCATTGGTGGCGGCCACGGTGGCGGCGGGCAGGACGCCGGTGCCGCAGCTGATCGTCGGCCGGCCGACGGCGGTCGAGGGGGACGGCACGCCGATCAGCCCGAAGATGATCGACGCGCTGCGCCCGATGATGCGGCTGGTGGTGACCAATGGCACCGCCAAGGAGATCGCCGGCTGCGGTGAGATTTTCGGAAAGACCGGTGAAGCCGAATTCCCGGGCGGTTCGCATTCCTGGTTCGCGGGGTATCGCGGGGATCTGGCGTTTGCGTCGCTGATTGTCGGCGGCGGCAGTTCGGAGTACGCGGTGCGGATGACCAAAATGATGTTCGACATCCTGCCGCCCGGTTACCTGGCCTAA
- a CDS encoding helix-turn-helix domain-containing protein: MPRTSPYRLTLTDAERTELKARARRYTSPYSDVVRARIVLYAAQGMGNDEIAARLDTPRQVVSKWRKRFFDERLAGLTDLPRGGRPPNFSP; encoded by the coding sequence ATGCCACGAACCAGTCCGTATCGCCTGACTCTCACCGATGCCGAGCGCACCGAGCTGAAGGCGCGGGCACGAAGATATACGTCACCGTATTCGGATGTCGTGCGGGCCAGGATCGTGCTCTACGCCGCCCAGGGGATGGGCAACGACGAGATCGCCGCACGCCTGGACACGCCCCGGCAGGTGGTGTCGAAGTGGCGTAAACGATTCTTTGACGAACGCCTCGCCGGGCTGACCGATTTGCCCCGGGGAGGACGACCCCCGAATTTTTCCCCCTGA
- a CDS encoding GNAT family N-acetyltransferase, whose translation MSAPPIMRLVGERRVAVVRDAAAVWRVLDENPVESCMVAARVADYGIEPNSIGGELWTRRGGVAESLCFAGANLIPLRGGLIDLNAFADEAKSTARRCSSLVGRADLVLPMWQRLESTWGPARDVRDHQPLMAINTHPSCAIDPEVRQVRPEELDAYLVAAVDMFIGEVGIDPRMGDGGRGYRRRVASLIAAGRAWARFEHGEVVFKAEVGSQSPSVGQIQGVWVHPERRGLGLGTAGTATVAAVIVGSGRIASLYVNSFNTVARAAYTRVGFREVGTFATVLLD comes from the coding sequence ATGTCGGCTCCGCCCATCATGCGCCTGGTCGGCGAGCGACGGGTGGCTGTGGTGCGTGATGCGGCCGCGGTGTGGCGGGTGCTCGACGAAAACCCGGTCGAATCGTGCATGGTCGCCGCGCGGGTCGCGGACTATGGCATCGAGCCGAATTCGATTGGCGGCGAATTGTGGACGCGACGCGGTGGCGTGGCGGAGTCGTTGTGCTTCGCCGGGGCCAACCTCATTCCGCTGCGCGGCGGGCTGATCGATCTGAACGCGTTCGCTGACGAGGCCAAGAGCACAGCGCGGCGCTGTTCGTCGCTGGTCGGCCGGGCCGACCTCGTGTTGCCGATGTGGCAGCGGCTCGAGTCAACCTGGGGTCCCGCGCGTGACGTGCGCGACCATCAACCGCTGATGGCGATCAACACCCACCCCAGTTGTGCGATCGATCCCGAGGTGCGGCAGGTACGGCCGGAGGAACTGGATGCCTACCTGGTGGCGGCCGTGGACATGTTCATCGGTGAAGTCGGCATCGACCCGCGCATGGGCGACGGCGGCCGCGGCTACCGTCGCCGGGTGGCCAGCCTCATCGCGGCCGGGCGGGCCTGGGCCCGTTTCGAGCATGGCGAGGTGGTTTTCAAAGCCGAGGTGGGATCGCAGTCGCCATCCGTCGGGCAGATCCAGGGGGTGTGGGTTCACCCGGAACGGCGCGGCCTGGGTCTGGGCACTGCGGGCACCGCGACGGTGGCCGCGGTGATCGTCGGCAGCGGACGCATCGCGAGCCTGTACGTGAACAGCTTCAACACGGTCGCCCGCGCCGCCTACACGCGAGTCGGGTTCCGGGAAGTGGGCACCTTCGCCACGGTGCTGCTCGACTGA
- the dxr gene encoding 1-deoxy-D-xylulose-5-phosphate reductoisomerase, with product MTNPTDGHDGSRLRVLVLGSTGSIGTQALEVIAAHPNRFEVVGLAAGGKNLDTLLRQRAETGVTNIAIADDEAAQAVGDVPFHGPDAVTRLIEETEADVVLNALVGALGLRPTLAALESGARLALANKESLVAGGPLVLRAARPGQIVPVDSEHSALAQCLRGGTPDEVAKLVLTASGGPFRGWAAADLESVTPKQAGAHPTWSMGPMNTLNSASLVNKGLELIETHLLFGIPYDRIDVVVHPQSIIHSMVTFIDGSTIAQASPPDMKLPISLALGWPRRVPGAATCCDFGHPQTWEFEPLDSDVFPAVELARHAGQTGGCMTAVYNAANEEAAEAFLSGRIGFPAIVGTIADVLHDADQWALPPATVDDVLDAQRWARERARRAVARARSAGACEKVSGKA from the coding sequence GTGACAAACCCGACCGACGGGCACGACGGCAGCCGCTTGCGTGTCCTGGTGCTGGGCAGCACCGGTTCGATCGGCACGCAGGCGCTGGAGGTCATCGCCGCTCACCCGAACCGCTTCGAGGTGGTGGGGTTGGCCGCCGGCGGCAAGAATCTCGACACGCTGCTGCGCCAACGCGCCGAGACCGGGGTGACCAATATCGCCATCGCCGACGATGAAGCGGCGCAGGCTGTTGGTGACGTTCCTTTCCACGGACCCGATGCCGTCACCAGGCTGATCGAGGAAACCGAAGCCGACGTCGTGCTCAACGCGTTGGTCGGTGCGTTGGGCCTGCGGCCGACGCTGGCGGCACTGGAATCCGGTGCCCGGCTGGCCCTGGCCAACAAGGAATCGCTGGTGGCCGGTGGCCCCCTGGTGCTGCGCGCCGCGCGGCCCGGCCAGATCGTGCCGGTGGACTCCGAGCATTCCGCGCTGGCCCAATGCCTGCGCGGCGGCACCCCGGACGAAGTGGCCAAACTGGTGCTCACCGCCTCCGGCGGGCCGTTCCGGGGCTGGGCTGCGGCCGACCTTGAGAGCGTCACCCCGAAGCAGGCCGGCGCACATCCCACCTGGTCCATGGGCCCGATGAACACGCTCAATTCGGCCTCGCTGGTCAACAAGGGCCTGGAGCTGATCGAAACGCACCTGTTGTTCGGCATTCCTTATGACCGCATCGACGTGGTGGTGCACCCGCAGTCGATCATTCATTCCATGGTCACCTTCATCGACGGCTCGACGATTGCCCAGGCCAGCCCGCCGGATATGAAACTGCCCATTTCGTTGGCGCTGGGCTGGCCGCGCCGGGTACCCGGCGCGGCCACCTGCTGCGACTTCGGTCACCCGCAGACCTGGGAGTTCGAACCGCTGGACAGCGACGTTTTCCCCGCGGTAGAACTGGCCCGGCACGCCGGCCAAACCGGCGGCTGCATGACCGCCGTCTACAACGCTGCCAACGAAGAAGCGGCCGAAGCGTTCCTTTCCGGCCGCATCGGCTTCCCGGCCATCGTCGGGACCATCGCCGACGTGCTCCACGATGCCGACCAATGGGCGCTTCCACCCGCTACCGTGGATGACGTACTCGACGCGCAGCGCTGGGCGCGGGAACGGGCGCGGCGCGCGGTTGCCAGAGCAAGGTCGGCCGGTGCCTGCGAAAAGGTCTCCGGAAAGGCGTGA
- a CDS encoding PE family protein has protein sequence MSYLIVAPESIFATASSVSGIGSTITSANAAAAPATLEVLAAGADEVSAGIAALFSAHARAYQTLSAHAAMFHDQFVRALTTGGAAYAGAEAATVQQNLLDVINAPTLTLLGRPLIGNGTAGAPGTGANGQDGGILVGNGGAGGSGAVGQRGGNGGAAGLLFGNGGNGGNGGGSAAVIAGDGGTGGAGGLFGTGGTGGTGGFGLNGGAGGAGGAAGLFGTAGSGGAGGLGVVGSPANSGAGGAGGAGGLFGPGGAGGTGGASLAQTGGTGGAGGAGGMFGSGGTGGAGGAGHNAGGVGGAGGTGGVIFGSGGAGGDGGPAGIGAALGGNGGAGGNAIGLFGNGGAGGAGGAGDFTGGVGGAGGNAAIMFGSGGMGGSGGFAHAAGGSAGPGGPGGKAGLIGDGGAGGAGGESVDGLSPGGDGANGGDAWLLGSGGNGGNGGGGVPAGKSGEGGAGGLIFGQNGL, from the coding sequence ATGTCCTACCTGATCGTCGCTCCGGAGTCGATCTTTGCGACAGCCTCGAGCGTGTCCGGCATCGGGTCGACGATCACGTCTGCCAACGCGGCGGCCGCGCCCGCGACCCTCGAGGTGTTGGCTGCGGGCGCCGACGAGGTGTCGGCCGGCATTGCGGCCCTGTTTTCCGCGCACGCCCGCGCCTATCAGACGCTCAGCGCCCACGCGGCGATGTTTCACGACCAATTCGTCCGCGCCTTGACGACGGGTGGCGCAGCGTACGCCGGTGCTGAGGCCGCCACCGTCCAACAGAATCTGCTCGACGTCATCAATGCGCCCACGCTGACCCTGTTGGGCCGCCCGCTGATCGGTAACGGGACCGCCGGTGCCCCGGGCACCGGGGCGAACGGACAAGACGGCGGAATATTGGTCGGCAACGGGGGCGCCGGCGGCTCCGGGGCCGTCGGCCAGCGGGGCGGTAACGGCGGGGCCGCCGGGCTGTTGTTCGGCAACGGCGGCAACGGCGGCAACGGTGGCGGCTCGGCAGCCGTCATCGCCGGTGACGGCGGAACCGGCGGAGCCGGCGGGCTGTTCGGGACCGGCGGGACCGGCGGCACCGGTGGGTTCGGTCTCAACGGAGGTGCCGGCGGCGCCGGCGGAGCGGCCGGCCTCTTCGGCACCGCCGGGTCCGGCGGTGCCGGTGGGCTCGGAGTGGTCGGCTCCCCGGCCAACAGCGGCGCCGGCGGCGCCGGCGGCGCCGGCGGATTGTTCGGTCCCGGTGGTGCCGGCGGCACCGGCGGAGCGTCGCTGGCCCAGACGGGCGGGACCGGAGGCGCCGGCGGTGCCGGCGGGATGTTCGGCTCCGGTGGCACTGGCGGTGCCGGCGGTGCCGGCCACAACGCCGGCGGGGTCGGGGGCGCCGGCGGTACCGGTGGGGTGATCTTCGGATCCGGGGGAGCCGGGGGCGACGGAGGTCCGGCGGGCATAGGCGCCGCCCTGGGCGGAAACGGCGGGGCGGGCGGCAATGCTATCGGCCTGTTCGGCAACGGGGGTGCCGGCGGCGCCGGGGGCGCCGGCGACTTCACCGGAGGCGTGGGCGGGGCCGGCGGGAACGCCGCGATCATGTTCGGGTCCGGCGGGATGGGCGGAAGCGGCGGCTTCGCGCACGCCGCCGGCGGAAGCGCCGGCCCCGGCGGCCCCGGCGGCAAGGCCGGGCTGATCGGCGACGGCGGCGCCGGCGGCGCCGGCGGCGAGTCGGTCGACGGGCTCAGTCCCGGCGGTGACGGCGCCAACGGCGGCGACGCCTGGCTGCTGGGCAGCGGCGGCAACGGCGGCAACGGCGGCGGTGGCGTACCTGCGGGTAAGTCGGGCGAGGGCGGCGCCGGCGGGCTGATTTTCGGCCAGAACGGCTTATAG
- a CDS encoding M50 family metallopeptidase — MMFVIGIVLFALAILISVALHECGHMWAARATGMKVRRYFVGFGPTLWSTRRGETEYGIKAIPAGGFCDIAGMTPVEELAPDERDRAMYRQATWKRVAVLFAGPGMNFVICLMLIYAIAVIWGLPNLHPPTRAVIGETGCVAAETSQGKLEQCVGPGPAALAGLRAGDVVVKVGDTPVSTFDEMAAAVRAMHGTVPVVVERNGATITANVTIESTRRWLPTGQSGQVQPATVGAIGVGALRPGPTHYGVLSAIPATFAFAGDLTIEVGKALAAIPTKVGALVHAIGGGQRDPETPMSVVGASIIGGDTVDHGLWVAFWFFLAQLNLILGAINLLPLLPFDGGHIAVAVFEKIRNTIRAARGKVAAAPVNYLKLMPATYVVLFFVVGYMLLTVTADLVNPIRLFQ, encoded by the coding sequence ATGATGTTCGTTATCGGCATTGTGCTGTTCGCGCTCGCCATCCTGATCTCGGTGGCGTTGCATGAATGCGGCCACATGTGGGCAGCGCGCGCCACCGGGATGAAGGTGCGTCGCTATTTCGTCGGCTTCGGACCCACCCTGTGGTCGACGCGCCGCGGTGAAACCGAATACGGCATCAAGGCGATTCCGGCGGGCGGTTTCTGCGACATCGCCGGCATGACCCCGGTCGAGGAACTCGCTCCCGACGAACGTGACCGTGCGATGTACCGGCAGGCGACCTGGAAGCGGGTCGCGGTGCTGTTCGCCGGCCCGGGGATGAACTTCGTCATCTGCCTGATGCTGATCTATGCGATTGCGGTGATCTGGGGCCTGCCCAACCTGCATCCGCCAACGCGGGCCGTGATCGGCGAAACCGGCTGCGTCGCAGCCGAAACCAGTCAGGGCAAGCTCGAGCAGTGCGTCGGGCCCGGCCCCGCGGCCCTGGCGGGGCTGCGCGCCGGCGACGTCGTCGTCAAGGTCGGTGACACCCCGGTGTCCACGTTCGACGAGATGGCCGCTGCGGTACGCGCGATGCACGGCACCGTTCCGGTCGTCGTCGAGCGCAACGGCGCCACCATCACCGCCAACGTCACCATCGAATCCACCCGTCGCTGGTTGCCCACCGGGCAGAGTGGTCAAGTCCAGCCCGCCACCGTCGGCGCCATCGGGGTCGGAGCCCTGCGTCCCGGTCCCACCCATTACGGCGTGTTGTCCGCGATTCCGGCTACTTTCGCGTTCGCCGGCGACCTGACCATCGAGGTGGGCAAGGCACTGGCTGCCATCCCGACCAAGGTCGGCGCGCTGGTCCATGCCATCGGTGGCGGGCAGCGTGACCCCGAGACTCCGATGAGCGTGGTAGGCGCCAGCATCATCGGCGGCGACACCGTCGACCACGGGCTGTGGGTGGCGTTCTGGTTCTTCCTGGCGCAGTTGAACCTCATCCTGGGCGCTATCAACCTGCTGCCGTTACTGCCGTTCGACGGTGGTCATATCGCCGTCGCGGTATTCGAGAAGATCCGCAATACGATTCGGGCCGCTCGCGGCAAGGTGGCCGCGGCGCCGGTGAACTATCTCAAACTCATGCCGGCCACCTACGTGGTCCTGTTCTTCGTTGTCGGATACATGCTGTTGACCGTCACCGCTGATTTGGTCAACCCGATCCGGCTTTTCCAGTAA
- the ispG gene encoding flavodoxin-dependent (E)-4-hydroxy-3-methylbut-2-enyl-diphosphate synthase, translated as MTVGLGLPHPPAPTLSPRRITRQLMVGDVGVGSDHPISVQSMCTTKTHDVNSTLQQIAELTAAGCDIVRVACPRQEDADALAEIARHSQIPVIADIHFQPKYIFAAIDAGCAAVRVNPGNIKEFDGRVGEVAKAAGDAGIPIRIGVNAGSLDKRFLQKYGKATPEALVESALWEASLFEEHGFGDIKISVKHNDPVVMVRAYELLAAQCDYPLHLGVTEAGPAFQGTIKSAVAFGALLSKGIGDTIRVSLSAPPVEEVKVGNQILESLNLRPRTLEIVSCPSCGRAQVDVYTLANEVTAGLEGLDVPLRVAVMGCVVNGPGEAREADLGVASGNGKGQIFVRGEVIKTVPESQIVETLIDEAMRLAAEMEPDTDPGTTSSGSPIVTVS; from the coding sequence GTGACCGTTGGCCTGGGCCTGCCGCACCCTCCGGCGCCCACGCTTTCCCCTCGGCGCATCACCCGTCAGCTGATGGTCGGTGATGTCGGCGTCGGCAGCGACCATCCGATTTCGGTGCAGTCGATGTGCACCACCAAAACCCACGACGTCAACTCGACCTTGCAGCAGATCGCGGAATTGACTGCGGCCGGCTGCGACATCGTCCGGGTGGCCTGCCCGCGTCAGGAGGACGCCGACGCACTGGCCGAGATCGCCCGGCACAGCCAGATCCCGGTGATCGCCGACATCCACTTCCAGCCGAAATACATCTTCGCCGCCATCGACGCGGGGTGCGCGGCTGTTCGAGTTAACCCGGGGAACATCAAGGAATTCGACGGCCGGGTCGGCGAGGTCGCCAAGGCCGCCGGTGACGCGGGCATTCCGATCCGGATCGGCGTCAACGCCGGCTCGCTGGACAAGCGGTTCCTGCAGAAGTACGGCAAGGCCACGCCGGAGGCGCTGGTCGAGTCGGCGCTGTGGGAGGCCTCGCTGTTCGAGGAGCACGGCTTCGGCGACATCAAGATCAGCGTCAAGCACAACGATCCGGTGGTGATGGTCCGCGCCTACGAGTTGCTGGCCGCGCAGTGCGACTACCCGCTGCACCTCGGCGTCACCGAAGCCGGTCCCGCCTTCCAGGGCACCATCAAATCCGCGGTCGCCTTCGGGGCGCTGTTGTCCAAGGGCATCGGCGACACCATCCGGGTGTCGTTGTCGGCCCCGCCGGTCGAGGAAGTCAAGGTCGGCAATCAGATCCTCGAATCGCTGAACCTACGACCACGGACGCTGGAGATCGTGTCCTGCCCGTCGTGCGGTCGCGCCCAGGTCGACGTCTACACCTTGGCCAACGAGGTGACCGCGGGTCTCGAAGGGCTGGACGTGCCACTGCGGGTGGCCGTGATGGGCTGTGTCGTCAATGGTCCCGGGGAAGCGCGCGAGGCCGACTTGGGCGTTGCTTCCGGAAACGGCAAGGGACAGATCTTCGTTCGGGGAGAAGTGATCAAGACCGTGCCCGAATCACAGATCGTCGAGACCTTGATCGACGAGGCGATGCGGCTCGCCGCCGAAATGGAACCTGACACCGATCCGGGCACGACATCGAGCGGTTCGCCAATTGTGACCGTAAGCTGA
- the map gene encoding type I methionyl aminopeptidase: MPARTALSPGVLSPMRPVPKWIARPEYVGKPTAKEGTEPWVQTPEVIEKMRVAGRIAAGALAEAGKAVAPEVSTDELDRIAHEYMLDNGAYPSTLGYKGFPKSCCTSLNEVICHGIPDSTVIADGDIVNIDVTAYFDGVHGDTNATFLAGDVAEEHRLLVERTREATMRAINAVKPGRALSVIGRVIESYANRFGYNVVRDFTGHGIGTTFHNGLVVLHYDQPAVETIMQPGMTFTIEPMINLGTLEYEIWDDGWTVVTKDRKWTAQFEHTLLVTDTGVEILTLS; this comes from the coding sequence ATGCCTGCTCGCACCGCGCTTTCTCCCGGCGTCTTGTCCCCGATGCGGCCGGTGCCCAAGTGGATCGCGCGCCCCGAATACGTCGGCAAGCCGACCGCCAAGGAGGGGACCGAACCGTGGGTGCAAACACCTGAGGTAATCGAGAAGATGCGCGTCGCCGGCCGGATCGCGGCCGGCGCCCTCGCCGAGGCCGGTAAGGCCGTTGCCCCGGAGGTATCCACCGACGAACTGGACCGGATCGCCCACGAGTACATGCTCGACAATGGCGCATATCCCTCGACGCTGGGCTACAAGGGATTCCCGAAGTCGTGCTGCACGTCGCTCAACGAGGTCATTTGTCACGGAATCCCCGACTCGACGGTGATCGCCGACGGTGACATCGTCAACATCGATGTCACCGCTTACTTCGATGGTGTGCACGGCGACACGAATGCGACCTTCCTGGCCGGCGACGTTGCCGAAGAACACCGCCTGCTGGTGGAGCGGACTCGCGAGGCGACGATGCGTGCGATCAACGCCGTCAAACCCGGGCGCGCGCTGTCGGTCATCGGACGGGTCATCGAATCCTACGCAAATCGGTTCGGCTACAACGTGGTTCGTGACTTCACCGGTCACGGCATCGGGACCACGTTCCACAACGGGTTGGTCGTGCTGCATTACGACCAGCCCGCGGTGGAAACGATCATGCAGCCGGGCATGACCTTCACCATCGAGCCGATGATCAACCTGGGCACTTTGGAATACGAGATTTGGGACGACGGCTGGACGGTGGTCACCAAGGACCGCAAGTGGACCGCGCAGTTCGAGCACACGCTGCTGGTCACCGACACCGGCGTCGAAATCCTCACGTTGTCGTGA